One part of the Hippoglossus hippoglossus isolate fHipHip1 chromosome 11, fHipHip1.pri, whole genome shotgun sequence genome encodes these proteins:
- the LOC117770307 gene encoding growth factor receptor-bound protein 10-like isoform X2 codes for MTEQSKEEFLSVDLTKHLVMEIIKVWSEDGAGKVVEIPADMTARDVCQLLVYKSHCLDDNAWTLVEHHPILGLERCLEDHELVVQVQASMSSDSKFLFRKNYAKYEFFRNPLNFFPEQMVAWCQESDGSIPQSQLLQNFLNSSSCPEIQGYLHLKEPGRKSWKKLYMFLRRSGLYYSTKGTSKEPRHLQLLSDLEDSNIFTIITGRKLHNAPTDYQFCIKPSKGRSDCKELKMLCAEEEQSRTCWMTAFRLLKYGLVLYQSYNIPQQRKSNLLPFSAPVRSVSENSLVAMDFSGRTGRVIDNPLEAQSAALEEGQTWRKRSQRMNVLGSPSPLHPSSLSTVIHRTQVWFHGRIMREEAHRMIIQQGQVDGLFLLRDSQSNPKAFVLTLCHHQKIKHFQILPCEEDGQVFFSLDDSATKFTDLIHLVEFYQLNRGVLPCKLKHPCTTVAL; via the exons ATGACAGAGCAAAGTAAAGAGGAGTTTTTAAGTGTGGACTTGACAAAGCACCTGGTGATGGAG ATAATTAAGGTGTGGAGCGAGGATGGGGCCGGAAAAGTCGTGGAGATCCCAGCAGACATGACGGCCAGAGACGTCTGCCAGCTCCTGGTCTACAAGAGCCACTGTCTGGACGACAACGCCTGGACGCTGGTGGAGCACCACCCCATCCTCGGCCTCG AAAGGTGTCTGGAAGACCATGAGCTGGTGGTTCAGGTTCAAGCCTCCATGAGCAGCGACAGTAAATTCCTCTTCAGGAAGAACTATGCCAAATATGAATTCTTCAGGAACCCCCTG AACTTTTTTCCAGAGCAGATGGTGGCTTGGTGTCAGGAGTCCGATGGCTCCATCCCTCAGTCACAGCTCTTACAG aacTTTCTGAACTCCAGCAGCTGTCCAGAGATCCAGGGCTATCTGCACTTAAAGGAGCCTGGACGCAAGTCCTGGAAGAagctctacatgttcctgcGACGCTCGGGTCTCTACTATTCTACTAAAGGAACATCCAAG GAGCCCCGgcatctgcagctgctgtcagacctGGAAGACAGTAACATCTTCACCATCATCACAGGCAGAAAACTTCACAATGCCCCCACAGACTACCAGTTCTGCatcaag ccCAGCAAAGGGAGGAGTGACTGTAAGGAGTTGAAGATGCtgtgtgcagaggaggagcagagcaggacCTGCTGGATGACGGCCTTCAGACTCCTCAAA TACGGGTTGGTTCTGTATCAGAGCTACAACATCCCCCAGCAGAGGAAGTCCAACCTACTGCCTTTCTCTGCGCCTGTG CGGAGCGTGTCTGAGAACTCCTTGGTCGCCATGGACTTCTCTGGACGGACCGGCCGCGTCATCGACAACCCTCTCGAGGCCCAGAGTGCCGCCCTGGAGGAGGGACAGACCTGGAGG AAACGGAGCCAGCGTATGAATGTCCTGGGAAGTCCCAGCCCCCTGCACCCTTCCTCCCTGAGCACAG tgaTCCACAGGACACAGGTATGGTTTCATGGTCGCATCATGAGAGAGGAGGCCCACAGAATGATCATACAACAAGGCCAAGTAGACGG gttgttCCTGTTACGGGACAGTCAGAGTAATCCCAAAGCATTCGTGCTCACCTTGTGCCACCACCAGAAGATCAAGCACTTCCAGATCCTACCG TGTGAGGAGGACGGTCAGGTGTTCTTCAGCCTCGACGACAGCGCCACCAAGTTCACCGATCTGATCCACCTGGTGGAGTTCTACCAGCTCAACAGAGGAGTGCTGCCCTGCAAGCTCAAACACCCCTGCACCACTGTGGCCTTGTGA
- the LOC117770307 gene encoding growth factor receptor-bound protein 10-like isoform X3, producing the protein MPSCSPDCCLFQAVEIIKVWSEDGAGKVVEIPADMTARDVCQLLVYKSHCLDDNAWTLVEHHPILGLERCLEDHELVVQVQASMSSDSKFLFRKNYAKYEFFRNPLNFFPEQMVAWCQESDGSIPQSQLLQNFLNSSSCPEIQGYLHLKEPGRKSWKKLYMFLRRSGLYYSTKGTSKEPRHLQLLSDLEDSNIFTIITGRKLHNAPTDYQFCIKPSKGRSDCKELKMLCAEEEQSRTCWMTAFRLLKYGLVLYQSYNIPQQRKSNLLPFSAPVRSVSENSLVAMDFSGRTGRVIDNPLEAQSAALEEGQTWRKRSQRMNVLGSPSPLHPSSLSTVIHRTQVWFHGRIMREEAHRMIIQQGQVDGLFLLRDSQSNPKAFVLTLCHHQKIKHFQILPCEEDGQVFFSLDDSATKFTDLIHLVEFYQLNRGVLPCKLKHPCTTVAL; encoded by the exons ATAATTAAGGTGTGGAGCGAGGATGGGGCCGGAAAAGTCGTGGAGATCCCAGCAGACATGACGGCCAGAGACGTCTGCCAGCTCCTGGTCTACAAGAGCCACTGTCTGGACGACAACGCCTGGACGCTGGTGGAGCACCACCCCATCCTCGGCCTCG AAAGGTGTCTGGAAGACCATGAGCTGGTGGTTCAGGTTCAAGCCTCCATGAGCAGCGACAGTAAATTCCTCTTCAGGAAGAACTATGCCAAATATGAATTCTTCAGGAACCCCCTG AACTTTTTTCCAGAGCAGATGGTGGCTTGGTGTCAGGAGTCCGATGGCTCCATCCCTCAGTCACAGCTCTTACAG aacTTTCTGAACTCCAGCAGCTGTCCAGAGATCCAGGGCTATCTGCACTTAAAGGAGCCTGGACGCAAGTCCTGGAAGAagctctacatgttcctgcGACGCTCGGGTCTCTACTATTCTACTAAAGGAACATCCAAG GAGCCCCGgcatctgcagctgctgtcagacctGGAAGACAGTAACATCTTCACCATCATCACAGGCAGAAAACTTCACAATGCCCCCACAGACTACCAGTTCTGCatcaag ccCAGCAAAGGGAGGAGTGACTGTAAGGAGTTGAAGATGCtgtgtgcagaggaggagcagagcaggacCTGCTGGATGACGGCCTTCAGACTCCTCAAA TACGGGTTGGTTCTGTATCAGAGCTACAACATCCCCCAGCAGAGGAAGTCCAACCTACTGCCTTTCTCTGCGCCTGTG CGGAGCGTGTCTGAGAACTCCTTGGTCGCCATGGACTTCTCTGGACGGACCGGCCGCGTCATCGACAACCCTCTCGAGGCCCAGAGTGCCGCCCTGGAGGAGGGACAGACCTGGAGG AAACGGAGCCAGCGTATGAATGTCCTGGGAAGTCCCAGCCCCCTGCACCCTTCCTCCCTGAGCACAG tgaTCCACAGGACACAGGTATGGTTTCATGGTCGCATCATGAGAGAGGAGGCCCACAGAATGATCATACAACAAGGCCAAGTAGACGG gttgttCCTGTTACGGGACAGTCAGAGTAATCCCAAAGCATTCGTGCTCACCTTGTGCCACCACCAGAAGATCAAGCACTTCCAGATCCTACCG TGTGAGGAGGACGGTCAGGTGTTCTTCAGCCTCGACGACAGCGCCACCAAGTTCACCGATCTGATCCACCTGGTGGAGTTCTACCAGCTCAACAGAGGAGTGCTGCCCTGCAAGCTCAAACACCCCTGCACCACTGTGGCCTTGTGA